The Collimonas sp. PA-H2 genome contains a region encoding:
- the sctJ gene encoding type III secretion system inner membrane ring lipoprotein SctJ — translation MAITTYLLQRIKISAGTVRRSGARFLALLLMLGMCACSEKVSLQSGLNDADANEIVMLLNRQGMDAQKLSGKAGVTVMIKDGDISRATAAMQAAGLPKRSLAQLGDVFKKEGMISTPLEERIRYIHGLSQELEYTLQQFDNVVTARVHVVLPERVAPGEPIQPSSAAVFIKHREPFDEDMLLPRIRNLVASSIPGLSGEDGRAKVSVVLIPAEPAAAGVEWQMVGPFQVVADSAPALRNLIAGLASLALLSLLLVLALLLLRKRKIANWIVARMPKLAFLVHP, via the coding sequence ATGGCCATCACCACTTATCTTCTGCAGCGCATAAAGATCAGCGCTGGCACGGTGCGGCGTAGCGGTGCGCGATTTCTGGCCTTGCTGCTGATGCTCGGCATGTGCGCCTGCAGCGAGAAAGTGAGCTTGCAGAGCGGCCTGAATGACGCCGACGCCAACGAAATCGTCATGCTGCTGAATCGCCAGGGCATGGATGCCCAGAAACTGAGCGGCAAGGCTGGCGTCACGGTGATGATCAAGGATGGCGACATCTCGCGCGCTACCGCGGCGATGCAGGCTGCCGGCTTGCCGAAGCGAAGCCTCGCCCAGCTAGGCGATGTATTCAAGAAGGAAGGCATGATCTCAACCCCGTTGGAAGAGCGGATTCGCTATATCCACGGCTTGTCGCAGGAGCTGGAATATACCTTGCAGCAGTTCGACAATGTGGTCACGGCGCGGGTGCATGTGGTCCTGCCGGAACGGGTAGCCCCGGGCGAACCGATACAGCCGTCCTCGGCCGCGGTTTTCATCAAGCACCGCGAGCCATTCGATGAAGACATGCTGTTGCCGCGCATACGCAATCTGGTGGCTTCCAGCATTCCAGGACTGTCCGGCGAGGACGGGCGCGCCAAGGTGTCGGTCGTGCTGATTCCTGCCGAACCCGCCGCTGCCGGCGTCGAATGGCAGATGGTTGGCCCGTTCCAGGTTGTCGCTGATTCTGCACCAGCCTTGCGAAATCTGATTGCCGGTCTGGCGAGCCTGGCGTTGCTTAGTCTCTTGCTAGTGCTGGCTTTGCTGCTGCTGCGCAAGCGCAAGATCGCGAACTGGATCGTGGCGCGCATGCCCAAGCTGGCCTTCTTGGTGCATCCATGA
- a CDS encoding FliH/SctL family protein → MQFCVEVIDIASTLRADGGVLSAASLALTKDASVAAAVLLNEARAQAQLLREQAVLDAQAAVQQREQQSLREVQDLLQALEQRHAAMLDGVQDTVLELAAGLFGRLVAEMPPAERIAAALQRVLAEAPPKLVAPVLRVHPEDLALLPATAWDVKPDPRLSRGCCRLEADSGEWCCSFDAAVSALSTALSHAAAMPPG, encoded by the coding sequence ATGCAATTTTGTGTTGAAGTGATTGATATCGCTAGCACGCTGCGCGCGGACGGCGGCGTGCTGAGCGCCGCCTCGTTGGCACTGACGAAAGATGCCAGCGTGGCCGCCGCGGTGTTGCTGAATGAGGCACGTGCACAGGCGCAGCTCCTGCGTGAACAAGCAGTGCTGGACGCACAGGCTGCGGTGCAGCAGCGCGAGCAGCAATCCTTGCGGGAAGTACAGGACCTATTGCAAGCGTTGGAACAAAGACACGCTGCAATGCTGGATGGCGTCCAGGATACCGTGCTCGAGCTTGCCGCCGGCCTGTTCGGACGCCTGGTGGCGGAGATGCCGCCGGCCGAACGCATCGCCGCCGCCCTGCAGCGCGTCCTGGCCGAAGCGCCGCCCAAGCTGGTTGCGCCCGTTCTGCGTGTGCATCCGGAAGATCTTGCGCTACTGCCCGCGACCGCCTGGGATGTCAAACCGGATCCCCGTCTGTCCCGCGGCTGCTGCCGGCTGGAAGCAGATAGCGGGGAATGGTGCTGCAGCTTCGATGCTGCTGTCAGCGCACTGTCGACGGCGCTGAGCCACGCCGCCGCCATGCCGCCTGGCTGA
- the sctC gene encoding type III secretion system outer membrane ring subunit SctC: MILLNTKRLLMWPLLALLLCWSDGASAAVPASWKESGFAINASGMTLRQVLNEFGLAYGVHVALSAPGDVVLKGRLQGANGSEFLERLALANRFRWFVYNDKLSIVPGDDNTSLRLEVGEDAVPDAKAALLGLGLLDSRFGWGEIPDEGVVVVSGPREYVNLVRGVLLPEGKKAPVQGKQVMVFRLKYASATDRVISTRGQQQTVPGIKTILSGLLTNDNQRVGRESEKFDLHGKNRSYQAKMGAGAATEVASSNGGEQGEVQRNGSGMNKAGRRPARDEDDEQDEDGKARNRPRNSAPRIDADPSLNAIIIYDTGSKREMYKNLIAELDIEPQQVEIEAVIVDIDRSKLAAMGAEWGFSLGAVSATINGSAGDSKGVETPIAGSTLLIRNAANFYARLNAMEGAGEAHVLAKPTVMTLENVAAVLDLSQTVYIPLTGERVADLADITAGTMLKVLPRIVREGDRVRVRLDVDIEDGSLSQSSARPNATRTTVTTQAIIDQQQTLMIGGYHSDSKSLDNKKIPFLGDIPVLGALFSNNSNSSSNRERLFLITPRLIGSAGLPAAARSAAAEQARRLVSASSEGGEAAKAKLAPVYGKDGGMRLQLSSGLNCGQSCGR, translated from the coding sequence ATGATTTTACTAAATACCAAGCGACTGCTGATGTGGCCGCTGCTGGCCTTGCTGCTGTGCTGGAGCGACGGCGCCAGTGCTGCGGTGCCGGCGAGCTGGAAGGAGTCGGGTTTCGCCATCAACGCCAGCGGCATGACTTTGCGCCAGGTGCTCAATGAATTCGGCCTGGCCTACGGCGTGCATGTCGCGCTGAGCGCGCCTGGCGACGTCGTGCTGAAAGGACGCTTGCAGGGAGCTAACGGTTCTGAGTTCCTGGAGCGCCTGGCGCTCGCCAACCGGTTCCGCTGGTTTGTCTACAACGACAAGCTCAGCATCGTGCCGGGCGACGACAATACCTCGCTGCGGCTGGAAGTGGGTGAAGACGCTGTGCCGGACGCCAAGGCAGCGCTGCTCGGGCTCGGTCTGCTGGACAGCCGCTTCGGCTGGGGTGAAATCCCCGATGAAGGCGTGGTGGTGGTCAGCGGTCCGCGCGAATACGTCAACCTGGTGCGCGGCGTCCTGCTGCCTGAGGGAAAAAAAGCGCCGGTGCAAGGAAAGCAGGTCATGGTGTTCCGCTTGAAATATGCCAGCGCCACCGATCGCGTGATCAGCACCCGCGGCCAGCAGCAGACCGTGCCGGGGATTAAGACCATCCTGTCCGGCCTGCTGACCAACGACAACCAGCGCGTCGGCCGCGAAAGCGAGAAATTCGACCTGCACGGAAAGAATCGCTCTTATCAGGCCAAGATGGGCGCCGGCGCTGCTACCGAAGTGGCTTCCAGCAACGGCGGTGAACAAGGCGAGGTCCAGCGCAACGGCAGTGGCATGAACAAGGCCGGCAGGCGGCCGGCACGGGATGAAGACGATGAGCAGGACGAGGACGGCAAAGCTCGTAACCGACCGAGGAATTCCGCGCCGCGCATCGACGCCGATCCCTCGCTCAACGCCATCATCATCTACGATACGGGCAGCAAGCGCGAGATGTACAAAAACCTGATCGCAGAGCTGGACATCGAGCCGCAGCAGGTAGAGATCGAAGCCGTGATCGTCGACATCGACCGTAGCAAGCTGGCGGCGATGGGGGCGGAATGGGGCTTCTCTCTGGGCGCGGTAAGCGCCACCATCAACGGCAGCGCCGGCGACTCCAAGGGCGTTGAGACGCCGATTGCCGGTTCGACGCTGTTGATACGGAACGCGGCGAATTTCTATGCCCGCCTGAACGCCATGGAAGGCGCCGGCGAGGCGCATGTACTGGCCAAGCCGACCGTGATGACGCTGGAAAACGTCGCGGCAGTGCTGGACCTCAGCCAGACCGTCTATATCCCGCTGACCGGCGAGCGGGTCGCCGACCTGGCCGATATCACCGCCGGCACCATGCTCAAGGTCTTGCCGCGCATCGTGCGCGAAGGCGACCGGGTGCGAGTGCGGCTGGACGTGGATATCGAAGACGGATCGCTGTCGCAGTCGTCGGCCAGGCCCAACGCGACACGTACCACCGTGACCACCCAGGCCATCATCGACCAGCAGCAGACCTTGATGATAGGCGGCTACCATTCAGATTCGAAGAGCCTGGACAACAAGAAAATCCCCTTTCTTGGCGACATACCGGTGCTGGGCGCCTTGTTTAGTAACAATTCGAATTCGTCCAGCAATCGCGAGCGCCTGTTCCTGATCACGCCGCGCCTGATCGGGTCGGCCGGACTGCCGGCGGCGGCCAGGTCGGCAGCCGCTGAACAGGCCAGGCGGCTGGTGAGCGCCAGCAGCGAAGGGGGAGAGGCAGCTAAGGCGAAGCTGGCGCCGGTGTATGGCAAGGATGGCGGTATGCGGCTGCAGCTGTCTTCCGGTTTGAACTGCGGGCAATCGTGCGGACGTTGA
- a CDS encoding RNA polymerase sigma factor → MSHTAIDLDLLFREHHHHLFKFVQRYVRNSEDAEDVVQNTFVEASRCADRFNGMSKPSTWLFGIALNLARNQVRRNCASLCDAMDDEAIEEIADLRADPLSLLENRQIVGKVQAMLEQLPAKIRSTFEAVLEGNCTYEEAAQELQIPIGTVRSRVSRVRSSIRTVLG, encoded by the coding sequence ATGAGTCATACCGCAATCGACCTCGACCTGCTGTTCCGCGAACACCATCATCACCTGTTCAAGTTTGTCCAGCGTTACGTCCGCAACAGCGAGGACGCCGAGGATGTCGTGCAAAACACTTTTGTGGAAGCCAGCCGCTGCGCCGACCGCTTCAACGGCATGTCCAAGCCGTCCACCTGGCTGTTCGGCATTGCCCTCAACCTGGCGCGCAATCAGGTGCGGCGCAACTGCGCCAGCCTGTGCGACGCCATGGACGACGAGGCCATTGAGGAAATCGCCGATCTGCGCGCCGATCCGCTCAGCCTGCTTGAAAATCGCCAGATCGTCGGCAAGGTGCAAGCAATGCTGGAACAGCTGCCGGCGAAAATCCGCAGCACTTTTGAAGCAGTCCTGGAAGGAAATTGCACTTATGAGGAAGCGGCGCAGGAACTGCAGATCCCGATAGGCACCGTGCGCTCGCGGGTTTCGCGGGTAAGATCCAGCATCCGCACGGTGCTGGGCTGA
- the sctV gene encoding type III secretion system export apparatus subunit SctV, with protein MHEIVLQLNAFAEKVAKRAELFAAALVIAIVLMLVLPMPVWLLDILIALNLCVAGLMVVVSMYMPGPTAFSTFPAVLLLTTLFRLALEVSTTRQILLEANAGHIVETFGNFVVGGNLVVGLVVFLILTVVQFIVITKGSERVSEVAARFTLDAMPGKQMSIDSDLRAGLLTAEEAKHKRSELSKESQLHGAMDGAMKFVKGDAIAGIFIVAVNLIGGISIGVLQNNLAAVDAMHLYSVLTIGDALIAQIPALLISLTAGMITTRVADDNRKNGEQPSNIGQDIVAELFSEPKALATASVIMLLFGFIPGMPTLVFLILAATLATAGAVGLLKPKALLEQQRRVNASESENARIVDLTTFAATKPFIVRMPLVLKETPAAEAITIAVRVMRNCILEKRGIPDLQVIDFEFNSTIPDGRIHFLMSEVPLIDVEIRSGWASAVESVARLEELGFTALEDTLTGTRRRRTWVQAADPGKLREAGVIYEMWEAVFAADVEVEMMRNCQMFVGVHEVQRFTRWAERRYPELGKELGRSVPLPRLAEVIQRLARERVSIRNARLILETILEWAAKERDPDVLADYVRLALKRQLCHEAARDGLIEVLLLAPELEDQLRNGIRQTSQGSYLDISPEIQQALLDRLGELVGTGGTAAALPVLVTAADIRRSVRKLIEEEFFSVSVFAFSELTQHSRIQPVGMIEL; from the coding sequence ATGCATGAAATCGTTCTCCAGCTGAATGCGTTCGCCGAGAAAGTGGCGAAACGCGCTGAATTGTTTGCCGCCGCGCTGGTGATCGCCATCGTCCTGATGCTGGTGCTGCCGATGCCGGTCTGGCTGCTGGATATCCTGATCGCGCTCAATCTTTGCGTCGCCGGCCTGATGGTGGTGGTGTCGATGTACATGCCAGGACCAACTGCGTTTTCCACCTTCCCGGCGGTGCTGCTGCTGACTACCTTGTTCCGGCTGGCGCTGGAAGTGTCCACCACGCGCCAGATCCTGCTGGAGGCCAACGCCGGCCATATCGTCGAGACCTTCGGCAATTTTGTCGTCGGCGGCAACCTTGTGGTCGGCCTGGTGGTGTTCCTGATTTTGACGGTGGTGCAGTTCATCGTCATCACCAAAGGCTCCGAACGGGTATCCGAAGTGGCGGCACGCTTTACGCTGGACGCCATGCCCGGCAAACAGATGTCGATCGACAGCGATCTGCGGGCCGGCCTGCTGACCGCGGAGGAAGCCAAGCACAAACGTTCGGAATTGTCCAAGGAAAGCCAGCTCCACGGTGCGATGGACGGTGCGATGAAATTCGTCAAGGGCGACGCGATTGCAGGTATTTTCATTGTTGCAGTCAATCTGATCGGCGGCATTTCCATCGGCGTGCTGCAAAATAACCTGGCCGCAGTCGACGCCATGCATCTGTATTCGGTGCTGACGATCGGCGATGCCCTGATAGCACAGATTCCGGCATTGCTGATTTCCCTTACCGCCGGCATGATCACCACCCGAGTGGCCGACGACAACCGAAAAAACGGAGAACAGCCGAGCAACATCGGCCAGGATATCGTCGCGGAACTGTTCAGCGAGCCGAAAGCGCTCGCCACGGCTAGCGTGATCATGCTGCTGTTTGGCTTTATTCCTGGCATGCCTACCCTGGTATTTTTGATACTGGCGGCGACATTGGCGACTGCCGGCGCGGTCGGTCTGCTCAAGCCAAAGGCTTTGCTGGAGCAGCAGCGGCGTGTCAATGCCAGTGAAAGCGAAAATGCGCGCATCGTCGACCTGACTACGTTTGCCGCCACCAAGCCATTCATCGTTCGCATGCCCCTGGTGCTGAAGGAAACGCCGGCCGCCGAAGCGATCACCATCGCGGTGCGCGTCATGCGCAACTGCATACTGGAAAAGCGCGGCATTCCCGATCTCCAGGTGATTGACTTTGAATTCAATAGCACGATACCTGACGGCAGGATTCACTTCCTGATGTCGGAGGTGCCGTTGATCGATGTCGAAATCCGCAGCGGTTGGGCATCGGCGGTCGAATCCGTGGCGCGGCTCGAAGAGCTGGGCTTCACTGCGCTGGAAGATACATTGACCGGCACCCGGCGGCGCCGCACCTGGGTCCAGGCCGCGGATCCAGGTAAATTGCGCGAAGCCGGCGTCATCTATGAAATGTGGGAAGCAGTCTTTGCCGCCGACGTCGAAGTCGAAATGATGCGCAACTGCCAGATGTTCGTCGGCGTGCACGAAGTGCAGCGCTTTACGCGTTGGGCCGAACGGCGCTATCCCGAACTGGGCAAGGAACTGGGCCGTTCGGTGCCGCTGCCGCGGCTGGCCGAAGTGATACAGCGCCTGGCGCGCGAACGGGTATCGATTCGCAATGCCCGCCTGATCCTCGAAACCATTCTCGAATGGGCCGCCAAGGAGCGCGATCCCGATGTGCTGGCCGACTATGTACGCCTGGCGCTCAAGCGCCAACTATGCCACGAAGCGGCGCGCGACGGCCTGATCGAGGTACTGCTGCTGGCGCCCGAGCTGGAAGACCAGTTGCGTAACGGGATCCGCCAGACCAGCCAGGGCAGCTACCTGGATATTTCTCCCGAAATCCAGCAAGCCCTGCTCGATCGCCTGGGCGAACTGGTGGGTACCGGCGGCACCGCCGCGGCGTTGCCGGTGCTGGTGACCGCGGCGGACATCCGCCGATCGGTGCGCAAGCTGATTGAGGAGGAATTTTTCTCGGTATCGGTGTTTGCGTTCTCGGAGCTGACGCAGCATTCGCGGATACAGCCGGTCGGCATGATCGAGCTATGA
- a CDS encoding FHA domain-containing protein has protein sequence MMYELRILNGLHRGATLPLDDTPLLIGASDMADVVLVDPGIEERHATLTRTESGWLLTAESGQLSDVDSGQVQRAIDLGVGGCACIGHVWIGIEAEGAPWARAPAASEAAALEVATGDPLPTAEKFPEAENLVPATSEAVASDGAQGRRGGIKGMLYTSVAVITVIGAAAAYAINAKPPASAIPRKTDVAVMLGKTSTGAARNPVAEDPSAIAADLAKTMSQAELQQALRRRLQKADLLSRFDLVLNDQSWELRANLDDDETARFERVLMGFIKEYKIGFPVNAKVVGAENMLPFKIRQVISGNNASVVTQDGERLYIGDQVRGIRLVSVQDTHLVFAGKRKIEVNW, from the coding sequence ATGATGTATGAACTGCGAATCCTGAACGGCCTGCACCGGGGCGCTACCCTGCCTTTGGATGACACTCCGTTGCTCATAGGTGCGAGTGATATGGCCGACGTCGTGCTGGTGGATCCCGGCATCGAAGAACGGCACGCCACCCTCACGCGTACCGAAAGCGGTTGGCTTCTGACTGCGGAATCCGGCCAGCTAAGCGATGTTGACAGCGGTCAGGTGCAAAGGGCGATTGACTTGGGCGTCGGCGGATGCGCTTGCATCGGCCATGTCTGGATCGGTATCGAAGCCGAAGGCGCGCCATGGGCGCGCGCGCCGGCTGCCAGCGAAGCTGCTGCACTTGAGGTTGCAACCGGCGATCCGTTGCCGACCGCAGAGAAATTTCCTGAAGCTGAAAACCTCGTTCCGGCGACGTCGGAAGCCGTTGCGTCCGACGGCGCCCAGGGCAGGCGCGGCGGCATCAAAGGCATGCTGTATACATCCGTTGCAGTGATTACAGTGATAGGCGCAGCGGCCGCCTACGCCATCAATGCCAAACCGCCTGCAAGCGCCATTCCGCGTAAGACTGACGTTGCGGTCATGCTGGGAAAAACCAGCACCGGTGCGGCAAGGAATCCGGTTGCAGAGGATCCCTCCGCGATTGCCGCCGACCTCGCCAAAACCATGTCCCAGGCGGAACTGCAACAAGCGCTGCGGCGACGCCTGCAAAAGGCCGATCTGCTGAGTCGCTTCGATCTGGTCTTGAACGACCAGTCATGGGAGCTGCGCGCCAATCTGGACGATGACGAAACGGCGCGTTTCGAGCGCGTCCTGATGGGTTTTATCAAAGAGTACAAGATCGGCTTCCCGGTCAACGCTAAGGTAGTGGGCGCTGAAAACATGCTGCCATTCAAGATACGCCAGGTCATATCCGGCAACAACGCCAGCGTCGTTACGCAGGATGGCGAACGTTTGTATATCGGCGACCAGGTGCGCGGCATCCGGTTGGTATCGGTGCAGGACACTCATCTGGTGTTCGCCGGCAAGCGCAAGATAGAGGTGAACTGGTGA
- a CDS encoding FliI/YscN family ATPase, producing MVEALSQVSADAGRWLQRLPASPGFSSRGKVSQVLGTLIEAHMPPVEIGELCQLINPLTPDKLTFAEVVGFTDRAAILSSLSPLEGISNRTVIEPLRRSHTIEVGDHLFGAVLDGFGRMQFRAPAAVDLVSTWRATVPVIRDAPQASERPRIATLLPTGVRAIDGLLTMGRGQRIGVFAGPGCGKTTLMAAIARGCQADAIVFGLIGERGRELNEFLEHELDAELVKKTIIVCATSDRTSMERSRAAFTATAIAEGFRARGQNVLLLVDSLTRFARAQREIGLAAGEPPARGGFTPSVYTMLPRLIERAGNVASGSITAMYTVLVDGESNSDPIGDEARSLLDGHVVLSRKLAEQGHYPAIDVLASISRVMSNVAPGEQRKAASHFRQLLAQYQEMELLIRLGEYKQGRDPLADMAVKMHPEQLAFLRQDTRDMSAIGETQSRLAALAQ from the coding sequence ATGGTCGAGGCCTTGAGCCAGGTCAGCGCCGACGCCGGACGCTGGTTGCAGCGGTTGCCGGCCAGCCCTGGCTTCAGCAGCCGTGGCAAGGTGTCACAAGTACTAGGCACCTTGATTGAAGCCCACATGCCACCGGTAGAGATCGGCGAACTGTGCCAGCTGATCAATCCCCTGACGCCTGACAAGCTGACTTTTGCCGAAGTGGTCGGCTTTACCGACCGCGCCGCGATATTGTCTTCGCTGAGCCCGCTGGAAGGGATTTCCAATCGGACCGTGATTGAGCCGCTGCGGCGCAGTCATACGATCGAGGTCGGCGACCATCTGTTCGGCGCAGTGCTGGACGGCTTCGGCCGCATGCAGTTCCGCGCTCCAGCCGCAGTCGACCTGGTGTCCACCTGGCGCGCCACCGTGCCGGTGATTCGCGATGCGCCGCAGGCCAGCGAACGGCCGCGGATTGCGACGCTGCTGCCTACCGGCGTGCGCGCCATCGACGGTTTGCTGACAATGGGACGCGGCCAGCGGATCGGCGTATTTGCCGGCCCCGGCTGCGGCAAGACCACGCTGATGGCGGCGATTGCCCGCGGCTGCCAGGCCGATGCCATTGTGTTCGGCCTGATCGGCGAACGCGGCCGTGAGCTGAACGAATTCCTGGAACATGAGCTCGACGCCGAGCTGGTAAAGAAAACCATCATCGTTTGCGCTACCTCTGACCGCACCTCGATGGAGCGCTCGCGCGCCGCGTTTACCGCGACGGCGATTGCGGAAGGTTTTCGCGCCAGGGGACAGAACGTACTGCTGCTGGTGGATTCGCTCACACGCTTCGCCCGCGCCCAGCGCGAAATAGGCCTGGCGGCGGGCGAGCCGCCGGCGCGCGGCGGCTTCACGCCGTCGGTTTATACCATGCTGCCGCGCCTGATCGAACGCGCCGGCAACGTCGCTTCAGGCTCGATCACTGCGATGTATACCGTGCTGGTGGACGGCGAATCCAATTCGGATCCGATCGGCGACGAGGCGCGCTCGCTGCTGGACGGACATGTGGTCTTGTCACGCAAACTGGCGGAACAAGGGCACTATCCTGCGATAGATGTACTGGCCAGCATCAGCCGCGTGATGAGCAACGTCGCTCCTGGCGAACAGCGCAAAGCTGCCTCGCATTTTCGCCAGCTGCTGGCCCAGTACCAGGAAATGGAGTTGCTGATCCGCCTTGGCGAATATAAACAGGGACGCGATCCGTTGGCCGACATGGCCGTCAAGATGCATCCCGAACAGTTGGCGTTTTTACGCCAGGATACACGCGACATGTCGGCCATCGGTGAGACGCAAAGCCGGCTTGCGGCACTTGCCCAATGA
- the sctQ gene encoding type III secretion system cytoplasmic ring protein SctQ, with protein MPDCSAQFSSFQEAAVLAVGDLPFMSRQRVTLLRKIGGGCQTRLASPEGELTLALSMNTIAATSAEDALLITASYGVIAVTQGQRLLRALCGIDVGATFAATETGDWLRAAVLGRLQQTPFTGATDLQFGAAPHWPDPVSLCLTVSDQQHAVVTEIQADASVMLALLSRHDWHANPGRSAPWAGLNFPFQVLLARHGLDLAALQRLQAGDVIIPDSPRFDCQGVGTVDLGGLSIQVQYRPPGSLEIIKLEKKLDQSEIEYAAGAAHGVLPDAACELAESSFSAASDDDAVAQDGSAIGAASNATGAILETLEQLPLMLEFRLGQLCLSLGELRNLAAGCVLQLEGGSPSTVAIVACGRALGKGELVDAGGQLGIRITQWTAPQ; from the coding sequence ATGCCAGATTGCAGTGCTCAATTCTCTTCATTTCAAGAAGCCGCCGTGCTTGCCGTCGGCGATTTGCCGTTCATGTCGCGACAGCGTGTAACGTTGTTGCGCAAGATCGGAGGCGGTTGCCAGACCAGGCTGGCGTCGCCAGAAGGCGAACTGACGCTGGCCCTGTCCATGAACACAATCGCTGCAACGTCCGCGGAAGATGCTTTGCTGATCACTGCGTCTTACGGCGTGATCGCCGTAACGCAAGGACAGCGCCTGTTGCGGGCATTGTGCGGGATCGACGTTGGCGCAACCTTTGCCGCCACTGAAACCGGCGACTGGCTCAGAGCTGCCGTGCTTGGCCGTCTGCAGCAGACCCCTTTCACAGGCGCCACCGACCTGCAGTTCGGCGCCGCGCCGCATTGGCCTGATCCGGTTTCTCTGTGCCTGACGGTAAGCGATCAGCAGCATGCCGTCGTCACCGAAATACAAGCAGATGCTTCCGTCATGCTGGCGCTGCTGTCGCGCCACGACTGGCATGCAAACCCCGGCCGCAGCGCGCCTTGGGCCGGCCTGAATTTTCCGTTCCAGGTCTTGCTGGCCAGGCATGGCCTCGACCTGGCGGCATTGCAGCGCTTGCAGGCAGGCGACGTGATCATTCCCGACAGCCCCCGCTTCGATTGCCAAGGGGTGGGAACGGTCGACCTGGGCGGACTTTCGATCCAGGTTCAGTATCGGCCGCCAGGCTCCCTGGAAATTATCAAACTGGAGAAAAAATTGGATCAAAGCGAGATTGAATATGCGGCCGGCGCAGCGCATGGCGTGTTGCCGGACGCCGCGTGCGAGCTGGCAGAAAGCAGCTTTTCCGCAGCGAGCGATGACGACGCCGTGGCGCAGGACGGCAGCGCAATCGGGGCCGCCAGCAATGCAACAGGAGCAATCCTGGAAACCTTGGAACAGCTGCCGCTGATGCTCGAATTCCGTTTGGGGCAGCTATGCCTCAGCTTGGGCGAACTGCGCAATCTGGCAGCCGGCTGTGTCTTGCAGCTTGAAGGCGGCAGCCCGTCAACCGTGGCCATCGTGGCTTGCGGCAGGGCGCTCGGCAAGGGCGAGCTGGTCGATGCCGGCGGCCAGCTGGGGATCCGCATCACGCAATGGACGGCTCCGCAATGA
- the sctR gene encoding type III secretion system export apparatus subunit SctR has product MSSQYDVVSFAILLGLLSLVPLIVVTTTSFLKISLVLLVLRNAIGVQQVPPTLAIYGISLAMSVFIMAPTVQEIGKRVLTVDSRSADVRAVPMLDQARNAFEPLRDFMLRFSKPEQREVFLDSARKLWPKDVAKEAKSDDALVLIPAFVVSELQTGYEIGFLIYIPFVVIDLLIGNLLMALGMQQVSPQTISIPLKLLLFVLINGWAKLLNALAMSYL; this is encoded by the coding sequence ATGAGCAGCCAGTATGATGTAGTTTCATTTGCGATTCTGCTTGGCTTGCTGTCGCTGGTGCCGCTGATCGTGGTGACCACCACTTCGTTCCTGAAGATTTCCCTGGTGCTGCTGGTGCTGCGCAATGCCATCGGCGTCCAGCAAGTGCCGCCGACGCTGGCGATCTATGGCATTTCGCTGGCCATGAGCGTGTTCATCATGGCGCCTACGGTGCAGGAAATCGGCAAGCGCGTGCTGACTGTCGATAGCCGCAGCGCCGATGTGCGCGCCGTGCCGATGCTGGATCAAGCCAGGAATGCATTCGAGCCTCTGCGGGATTTCATGCTGCGTTTCAGCAAGCCTGAACAGCGCGAGGTCTTCCTCGACTCTGCCAGGAAATTATGGCCGAAGGATGTCGCCAAGGAGGCAAAATCCGACGATGCCCTGGTGCTGATTCCGGCCTTCGTCGTTTCCGAATTGCAGACGGGTTACGAGATAGGTTTCCTGATCTATATTCCTTTCGTCGTGATCGATCTGCTGATAGGAAACTTGCTGATGGCGCTGGGCATGCAGCAAGTCAGTCCACAAACGATTTCCATTCCGCTCAAGCTTTTGCTGTTCGTGCTGATCAACGGCTGGGCGAAATTGCTGAATGCGCTTGCGATGTCATATTTATGA
- the sctS gene encoding type III secretion system export apparatus subunit SctS, giving the protein MVDTLNFFQQGLWLVIVMSAPPLIVATVCGCLVSVIQAITQIQDQTLPYIVKLVSVAVTLAMMGRWFGSELMQLTDLALSLVSTVGR; this is encoded by the coding sequence ATGGTCGATACGCTCAATTTTTTCCAGCAGGGTCTGTGGCTGGTCATCGTCATGTCGGCTCCGCCGCTGATCGTGGCGACCGTCTGCGGCTGTCTCGTCTCGGTGATCCAGGCGATCACCCAGATCCAGGACCAGACCTTGCCATACATCGTGAAACTAGTATCGGTCGCCGTGACGCTGGCAATGATGGGGCGCTGGTTCGGCAGCGAACTGATGCAGCTGACAGATCTGGCCCTGTCGCTGGTGTCGACGGTCGGCCGCTAG